A part of Solea solea chromosome 8, fSolSol10.1, whole genome shotgun sequence genomic DNA contains:
- the sdf2l1 gene encoding stromal cell-derived factor 2-like protein 1 produces the protein MELNPGVVLRFLPLLLCVLCRCESRESEHNTVTCGSLLKLLNTRHNVRLHSHDVKYGSGSGQQSVTGVENADDANSYWQIRGKPNRPCQRGVAVKCGEGIRITHMKTGRNLHTHHFSSPLSNNQEVSAFGENGEGDDLDVWSVQCDGIHWERDDAVRFKHVGTDVFLSVTGEQYGHPIRGQREVHGMSSPGPHNWWRAMEGVFIQPSQELQRHDEL, from the exons ATGGAGCTAAACCCCGGTGTCGTGTTGAGGTTCCTGCCGCTGCTCCTGTGCGTGTTGTGCCGCTGTGAGTCCAGAGAGTCCGAGCACAACACGGTGACCTGCGGCTCCCTGCTCAAGCTGCTCAACACCAGGCACAACGTCCGCCTGCATTCTCACGATGTCAAATATGGCTCAG gcagtgGTCAGCAGTCTGTGACCGGTGTGGAAAACGCCGATGACGCCAACAGCTACTGGCAGATTCGCGGGAAGCCGAACCGCCCGTGTCAGCGCGGCGTGGCCGTCAAGTGTGGCGAGGGGATCCGCATCACACACATGAAGACCGGCCGgaacctgcacacacaccacttcAGCTCTCCACTGTCCAACAACCAg GAGGTCAGCGCCTTCGGGGAGAACGGCGAGGGCGACGACCTGGACGTGTGGTCGGTGCAGTGCGACGGCATCCACTGGGAGCGCGACGACGCCGTGCGCTTCAAGCACGTGGGCACCGACGTGTTCCTGAGCGTGACGGGCGAACAGTACGGACACCCCATCCGCGGCCAGCGCGAGGTCCACGGCATGAGCTCGCCCGGCCCGCACAACTGGTGGCGAGCCATGGAGGGCGTGTTCATCCAGCCCAGCCAGGAGCTGCAGCGTCACGACGAGCTGTGA